From Erwinia sp. HDF1-3R, one genomic window encodes:
- a CDS encoding integrase domain-containing protein, with protein sequence MSRFSKQLCKQLVTLARQGRGSYKTVADRSRIAERFSERLSELNIQIRDVKHIKTSHIEKYIESRKADSLSLRTLQNEMSAIRSVLLSAGRSKLADPSHINLSNQALGISGANRDGTKLPITDEKLNAVVSFAQRKDEGVALAVQLSRYLGLRTEETVQSAKSLKTWRQALINNHERVRVVFGTKGGRPRETTVFNREKVLSILDKAISYVSEHNGKLIDKPSLHTAIDRYRNIVREAGMNGKNAPHSLRYAYSRDAVNHHIKNGMSREEAEALVSMDLGHGDGRGRYIKQVYFREDVSD encoded by the coding sequence ATGTCCAGATTCAGTAAACAGCTGTGCAAACAACTCGTCACGCTTGCCCGTCAGGGGCGGGGAAGTTATAAAACGGTGGCTGACCGTTCAAGAATCGCAGAACGTTTTTCTGAACGATTGTCTGAACTGAATATTCAGATCAGGGACGTAAAACATATCAAAACTTCCCATATTGAAAAGTATATTGAGAGCAGGAAGGCAGATAGTTTATCTCTCAGGACGTTACAGAATGAGATGTCTGCTATCCGCTCTGTTTTATTATCAGCAGGAAGAAGTAAACTGGCCGATCCCAGTCACATTAACCTGAGTAATCAGGCTCTCGGGATTTCTGGTGCTAACCGGGATGGAACTAAACTTCCCATTACAGACGAAAAACTTAATGCTGTGGTCAGTTTTGCTCAAAGAAAAGACGAGGGGGTTGCTCTTGCTGTGCAACTTTCCCGATATCTTGGATTGAGAACAGAAGAAACCGTTCAGTCTGCAAAGTCTTTAAAGACATGGAGGCAGGCACTGATTAATAATCATGAGCGTGTCCGTGTTGTTTTTGGGACTAAAGGCGGACGTCCAAGGGAAACGACAGTTTTTAATCGCGAAAAAGTTTTATCAATTCTTGACAAGGCAATTAGTTATGTCAGTGAACATAACGGAAAACTGATTGATAAACCCTCTCTGCATACCGCTATTGATCGCTACCGTAATATTGTAAGAGAGGCAGGAATGAATGGTAAAAATGCGCCGCACAGTTTACGTTACGCTTACTCCCGCGATGCTGTAAATCACCATATTAAAAATGGAATGAGCCGTGAGGAAGCCGAGGCACTTGTTTCAATGGATCTGGGGCATGGAGATGGAAGAGGACGCTATATAAAACAAGTTTATTTCAGGGAAGATGTGTCCGATTGA
- a CDS encoding PIN domain-containing protein gives MELITRLVYIDTSAYERKHFQFGLYILEKLENFASDDKVRILVTDITRREIELHISKNAEKALKELNKFQKTYAPILRTTPAHVPKEIFVKPDAEAVISDALASFKQFLECGGVEEISVQNINPLLVFEKYFTNAPPFDQPGKKKEFPDAFTLEAVNEIAEKRTHKVYIVSEDKDLISASEKNESFIHLSSIQTLVDLLIRNDKYLEDMASFADGVFDKLRGSITERIKEYLCEMECIPEGADYHDIEIGELEIKDVVLSFPKLTDVNRDSASYELSVKVSIKADLHYPDYERSPWDPEDKAYVFVFESISSFIFHQTLGLNIDIGFHDGIKENAEITDFQFNDSYILLDADKGTLVSQTDNFFDDDNDMGFE, from the coding sequence ATGGAACTCATTACCCGCCTTGTTTATATAGATACATCTGCCTATGAGCGAAAGCATTTTCAGTTTGGCTTATACATTCTTGAAAAACTGGAGAATTTTGCATCAGATGATAAAGTGCGCATCCTTGTTACTGACATCACACGCAGAGAAATTGAATTACATATTAGTAAAAACGCTGAGAAAGCCTTAAAAGAACTTAATAAATTTCAGAAAACGTATGCCCCGATACTGAGAACTACTCCGGCGCATGTACCTAAAGAGATATTCGTAAAACCAGATGCAGAAGCTGTAATCAGCGATGCACTTGCCAGTTTCAAACAGTTTCTTGAATGTGGAGGAGTTGAAGAAATAAGCGTACAAAACATCAATCCTCTTCTGGTATTTGAGAAGTATTTCACTAATGCACCTCCGTTCGATCAGCCCGGAAAGAAAAAAGAGTTTCCGGATGCTTTTACGCTTGAGGCCGTAAACGAGATAGCTGAAAAACGTACGCATAAAGTGTACATTGTTAGTGAAGATAAAGACCTTATATCGGCTTCAGAAAAAAATGAAAGCTTTATCCATTTAAGCAGCATCCAGACATTAGTCGACCTCCTGATTCGTAATGATAAATACCTAGAGGACATGGCTTCTTTCGCAGATGGTGTTTTTGATAAACTCCGTGGCAGCATCACTGAACGTATTAAAGAATACCTTTGTGAAATGGAGTGCATTCCCGAAGGGGCCGACTATCATGATATTGAGATAGGAGAGTTAGAGATTAAAGACGTTGTTTTATCCTTCCCAAAGCTCACTGATGTTAACAGGGATTCAGCAAGCTATGAACTTTCTGTTAAAGTGTCTATTAAGGCTGACCTTCACTATCCAGATTATGAGCGCTCCCCCTGGGACCCAGAAGATAAAGCATATGTTTTTGTATTTGAATCAATATCAAGTTTTATTTTCCATCAGACACTCGGATTAAATATCGATATCGGCTTTCACGATGGCATAAAAGAAAATGCTGAAATAACAGATTTTCAGTTTAATGACAGTTACATTCTTCTGGATGCAGATAAAGGAACTTTGGTCAGTCAAACTGATAATTTTTTTGATGATGATAATGACATGGGGTTTGAATAA
- a CDS encoding ArdC-like ssDNA-binding domain-containing protein — translation MKKTTLRKAVRRPAKQTDLYRQITDRIVVALENGVAPWRKPWRAAAGSGLVGLPLNATTGRHYSGVNVLLLWMSAEEQGFRNNRWMTYRQVQQAGGQVRKGEKATLAVVYKDWTKQAEDREGNRLYDRDGKPLMETVPMLKPLQLFNAEQCEGLPAEVAASPEQPLTVDEDGILCPDVMNRVIRMFNATGVKHRMLPQNRAYYRPLTDEIVMPMAEQFFSEADCWSTLLHELVHSTGHAKRLNREGITSSSRKFGDPVYALEELIAEMGSAFLCAQLGVFGEVQHDSYVDHWLKVLKSDKKALFRACRHAREASEYLLALPESQAVAA, via the coding sequence ATGAAAAAAACGACTTTACGTAAGGCGGTCCGCCGCCCCGCAAAACAGACTGACCTTTATCGCCAGATAACCGACCGCATTGTTGTCGCGCTGGAAAACGGCGTCGCGCCCTGGCGTAAGCCGTGGCGCGCGGCTGCCGGCAGCGGTCTGGTCGGTCTGCCCCTGAATGCCACAACCGGACGTCACTACAGCGGCGTGAATGTCCTGCTTCTCTGGATGTCAGCGGAAGAGCAGGGTTTTCGCAATAACCGCTGGATGACTTACCGGCAGGTGCAGCAGGCTGGCGGGCAGGTGCGTAAGGGTGAGAAAGCCACCCTGGCGGTGGTTTATAAGGACTGGACGAAGCAGGCGGAGGATCGCGAAGGCAACCGCCTTTATGACAGGGACGGTAAACCGCTGATGGAAACCGTGCCGATGCTCAAACCCCTGCAGCTGTTCAACGCTGAGCAGTGTGAGGGGTTGCCGGCAGAGGTTGCGGCTTCTCCTGAACAGCCCCTGACGGTGGATGAGGACGGCATACTCTGTCCGGACGTGATGAACAGGGTGATCCGGATGTTTAACGCCACAGGGGTTAAACACCGGATGCTGCCTCAGAACCGGGCTTATTACCGCCCGCTGACGGATGAAATTGTGATGCCGATGGCTGAGCAGTTTTTTTCGGAGGCGGACTGCTGGTCCACGCTGTTGCATGAGCTGGTACACAGTACCGGTCATGCGAAGCGACTTAACCGGGAGGGGATAACCTCCTCATCCCGCAAGTTCGGGGACCCGGTATATGCCCTGGAGGAGCTCATCGCCGAAATGGGCAGTGCGTTTTTGTGTGCTCAGCTCGGCGTGTTCGGTGAGGTTCAGCACGACAGCTATGTGGACCACTGGCTGAAGGTGCTGAAATCTGACAAAAAGGCCCTGTTCCGCGCCTGCCGGCATGCCCGGGAAGCGTCGGAATATCTGCTGGCACTGCCTGAAAGTCAGGCTGTGGCGGCGTAA